The Anaeromyxobacter diazotrophicus nucleotide sequence TACGCCGCCCGGCTGCGGGCGAGGTGGGGCGGACCGTGACGCGAGGCCGCGCTCAGGCGCGCTCGGCGGCGGAAACGCCGGCGGCGGTTCCGAGCGGGCGGCGGGGTGGCCCTCCTGCGTCGCTCCGGACGACCTCCCGGATAGGTACGACGGCCGGAGCAGAAACGCTGGCGGGGGTTCCGAGCGGGCGGCGGGGTGGCCCTCCCGCGTCGCTCCGGACGACCTACCGGATAGGTACGGCGGCCGGTTCAGAAACGCGCGAACGCCGGGCAACGCAACGTGCCGCGCCGACACGGCGCACGAGGTCCGCGCGCCGGCGCGGCACCGGCGTTGCTGGCGGCAGTAGGGCGAGCGCGGTCTCACGCAGGTCGACCTCCGCTCCTTCGGAGGGCCACCCCGCCGCCCGCTGGCGGGCGTTGCCGTCCGCAGGTCGGGGTCGCTGTCGCGGTCGCAGTCGCGGTCGAGGTCGCAGTAGCGGTCGCGGTCGCGGTCGCAGTCGCGGTCGAGGTCGGGCCCTGCTCCCCTCGCCCCGCGGACTCACGCCGCCGAAATCTCCACCCCTTCGCCGGACCGCCTCGCGGGCTCCGGCCCGCTCCACGCCTTCCCGCCCAGGAACCACCGCAGCGCCTCAGGCGCCCGCCCCACCACGCGCAGGTGGCCGGCGTGGATGCAGCGGAGGTGGTGGAACGCGCAGAGGCCGAGCTGGTTGTCGAGCTCGTCCCCGCCGCCTTGCGAGCGGAAGAGGACGTGGTGCGCGTGCGTCGCGCGGCGGCTGCAGCCGGGGACCTGGCAATGGCCCTCGTCCCGCTCCCGGACCTTCCGCGAGCGGGTCCGGGCGCGCTTCCCGCCCTTCCAGGTGTCGAGGAAGTGCTGCGCGAGCACGGCGAGGCAGGTCCCGAGCGGCAGCGGCCTCCCGGTCCGGTCGCGGACGGCTTGCACCGCGGCGGCGAGGACCGCCGCCATCCGGAGCGCCAGCGGGACGGCCAGCCTCCCCTGCGCACGCATCCGCCGCTCGGCCTCGCCCTCGAGCTCGCGCCGGAGCGCGACGCAGGTGAGGCCCTTCGCCCGCGCGGCCCAGCGGGCGATCTCCGGCTCGGGCAGCTTCGAGAGGAGCCGCAGCTTCTCGAACGGCAGCCCCTCGCGCTTCGCCTCCTGGAGCGCCGGCGAGGCCCAGCGCCGCTCCTCGACC carries:
- a CDS encoding HNH endonuclease, which translates into the protein PDIAAPDVRFYETATAQEVDGRLRELAALRAEWEDLVGYCALAVRKSQLYRLLGFASFRQYCEERLGLAARSIEERAKVEERRWASPALQEAKREGLPFEKLRLLSKLPEPEIARWAARAKGLTCVALRRELEGEAERRMRAQGRLAVPLALRMAAVLAAAVQAVRDRTGRPLPLGTCLAVLAQHFLDTWKGGKRARTRSRKVRERDEGHCQVPGCSRRATHAHHVLFRSQGGGDELDNQLGLCAFHHLRCIHAGHLRVVGRAPEALRWFLGGKAWSGPEPARRSGEGVEISAA